One stretch of Variovorax sp. TBS-050B DNA includes these proteins:
- a CDS encoding MFS family transporter, translating to MSAATPGGRGPSASTASPLSPSHYSAEEKRHRVFSIMAASSGNLVEWFDFYVYAFSALYFASSFFPKSDPTVQLLNTAGVFAAGFLMRPIGGWLFGRIADKVGRKTSMLISVTMMCGGSLVIAFLPTYAQIGAWAPFLLLVCRLFQGLSVGGEYGTTATYMSEVALRGQRGFYSSFQYVTLIGGQLLAVLVIVVLEQLLTEAELKAWGWRIPFVIGAVAAVVALLLRRTLHETQSAEAKANKEAGTIGGLFRHHLPAFLTVLGYTAGGSLIFYTFTTYMQKYLVNTVHLPIKTASYVMTGALFVYMCMQPVFGALSDRIGRRSNMLLFGGLGALATVPILTALQHTTSPIVAFVLIIVALAIVSFYTSISGIVKAEMFPPEVRALGVGLAYAVANAIFGGSAEYVALGLKALGHESAFFWYVSAMMVVAFLVSLRLPRQASYLHHDH from the coding sequence ATGAGCGCAGCCACGCCCGGCGGCCGGGGCCCTTCGGCCTCCACGGCATCCCCCCTCTCGCCATCCCACTACAGCGCTGAAGAAAAGCGCCACCGCGTCTTCTCGATCATGGCGGCCTCGTCGGGCAACCTCGTCGAGTGGTTCGACTTCTACGTCTACGCCTTCTCGGCGCTGTACTTCGCGTCCTCCTTCTTCCCGAAGTCGGACCCCACGGTCCAACTGCTGAACACCGCGGGCGTGTTCGCGGCCGGCTTCCTGATGCGGCCGATCGGCGGCTGGCTGTTCGGCCGCATCGCCGACAAGGTCGGGCGCAAGACCTCGATGCTGATCTCGGTCACGATGATGTGCGGCGGCTCGCTGGTCATCGCCTTCCTGCCGACCTATGCGCAGATCGGTGCCTGGGCGCCCTTCCTGCTGCTCGTGTGCCGGCTGTTCCAGGGCCTGTCGGTGGGCGGCGAATACGGCACCACCGCCACCTACATGAGCGAGGTCGCGCTGCGCGGGCAGCGCGGCTTCTATTCGTCGTTCCAGTACGTCACGCTGATCGGCGGGCAACTGCTCGCGGTGCTCGTGATCGTGGTCCTCGAACAGCTGCTGACCGAGGCCGAGCTGAAGGCCTGGGGCTGGCGCATTCCGTTCGTCATCGGCGCCGTCGCGGCCGTGGTCGCGCTGCTGCTGCGCCGCACGCTGCACGAGACGCAGAGCGCCGAAGCCAAGGCCAACAAGGAGGCCGGCACCATCGGCGGCCTGTTCAGGCACCACCTGCCGGCCTTCCTCACGGTGCTGGGCTACACGGCCGGCGGCTCGCTGATCTTCTACACCTTCACCACCTACATGCAGAAGTACCTGGTGAACACGGTGCACCTGCCGATCAAGACCGCGAGCTACGTGATGACCGGCGCGCTGTTCGTCTACATGTGCATGCAGCCCGTGTTCGGCGCCCTGTCCGACCGCATCGGCCGGCGCAGCAACATGCTGCTGTTCGGCGGCCTCGGCGCGCTCGCGACCGTGCCGATCCTCACGGCCCTGCAGCACACCACCAGCCCGATCGTCGCCTTCGTGCTGATCATCGTCGCGCTCGCGATCGTGAGCTTCTACACCTCGATCAGCGGCATCGTGAAGGCCGAGATGTTCCCGCCCGAAGTGCGCGCGCTCGGCGTGGGCCTGGCCTACGCAGTGGCCAACGCGATCTTCGGCGGCTCGGCCGAATACGTGGCGCTGGGGCTCAAGGCCCTGGGCCACGAGTCGGCCTTCTTCTGGTACGTGAGCGCGATGATGGTCGTGGCCTTCCTCGTGAGCCTCCGGCTGCCGCGGCAGGCGAGCTATCTGCATCACGACCATTGA
- a CDS encoding tannase/feruloyl esterase family alpha/beta hydrolase, which produces MAFGMSLLLAACGGGGGGGGGGGFFLPTVPPVSGNGNPSQDDPPDNPPAPPVVPVLACAELAGRSLPASLIGLPTQGATVTSATPVAAGEAGNTLGAYCRVRGTIEPVDPSSQRIHFALNLPVQWNRKTIHFGGGGFDGVLIDGTETLRFGPAGKPAPLALGYATYGDDSGHQASSITDGRFAANDEQLANYGGLALKKTRDVAQALVLAHYGEKPKKAYFLGTSTGGRDALGYVQRWPEDYDGIVANEPALNYTGTRLSNVAVGRALYANGGAGWLNVAKTLLVQKAAMQACDKLDGAADNIVSNVESCRLLNTQILASLRCSGGTDNGDTCLSDAQLATVRTIESPLEFTGYALANGVKRAGGYNILEGALVAGPYTTRDLGTRKVPGNPATSADANMYVTGDQWVKYFVTRVDGFDTLGFDPLDPGLYTARVTEVSRLTDATDPKLAPFFAHGGKIIMLHGLADEVISPNSTIDYYQRLVATLGQPAVDASVRFYTVPGMGHGTGVFIPNWDSLAALEDWAERGLAPATGIAVDAVAGTYGRTRPLCRFPAWPRYRGSGSLDAAVNYSCVTEVGDPLACPNLPAAATGYKGGNSFGEEVSVAIDPATMAYTVTVDASLQRAAGTTRSGTLVSQGQCSYASAESGAVFTFAAGGVLLGGVNAPAGGGFAALLAFRDTFENTASPTVFNPVANVFNAVGVQQGSGSAAPYAGAVRLRNAGTFQYCRNAGSFMLYDATCTDTEKGYISYNGTRKAFDLRTTAPGGGATTTGGTLTGSMVIGLVNGAALPLHLVRESATSFGLRLYATQQSLAAGAADGSYAVANVAGQAGEATVAGSSLNLRGAGAALSYDSPVPGVAQADAGRPGHFIFNSGVLGFVTGSGASAALELGARH; this is translated from the coding sequence ATGGCATTCGGTATGTCGCTGCTGCTGGCCGCCTGTGGCGGCGGTGGCGGCGGAGGAGGGGGCGGCGGCTTCTTCCTGCCCACCGTCCCGCCGGTGAGCGGCAACGGCAACCCGTCGCAGGACGATCCGCCCGACAACCCGCCCGCGCCGCCCGTGGTGCCGGTGCTCGCGTGCGCGGAGCTCGCCGGCCGGAGCCTGCCGGCCTCGCTCATCGGCCTGCCGACGCAGGGCGCCACCGTGACCAGCGCCACGCCCGTGGCGGCCGGCGAGGCGGGCAACACGCTCGGCGCCTACTGCCGCGTGCGCGGCACGATCGAGCCCGTCGACCCGAGCTCGCAGCGCATCCACTTCGCGCTCAACCTGCCCGTGCAGTGGAACCGAAAGACGATCCACTTCGGCGGCGGCGGCTTCGACGGCGTGCTGATCGACGGCACCGAGACCCTGCGCTTCGGCCCCGCCGGCAAGCCGGCGCCGCTCGCGCTCGGCTACGCCACCTACGGCGACGACTCGGGCCACCAGGCGAGCAGCATCACCGACGGGCGCTTCGCCGCCAACGACGAGCAGCTCGCCAACTACGGCGGCCTCGCGCTCAAGAAGACGCGCGACGTGGCGCAGGCGCTGGTGCTCGCGCACTACGGCGAGAAGCCGAAGAAGGCCTACTTCCTCGGCACCTCCACCGGCGGACGCGATGCGCTCGGCTATGTCCAGCGCTGGCCCGAGGACTACGACGGCATCGTCGCCAACGAGCCCGCGCTCAACTACACCGGGACCCGGCTGTCGAACGTGGCGGTGGGCCGCGCGCTCTACGCCAACGGTGGCGCGGGCTGGCTCAACGTGGCCAAGACGCTGCTGGTGCAGAAGGCCGCGATGCAGGCCTGCGACAAGCTCGACGGCGCGGCCGACAACATCGTGAGCAACGTGGAGAGCTGCCGCCTGCTCAACACGCAGATCCTCGCCTCGCTGCGCTGCAGCGGCGGCACCGACAACGGCGATACCTGCCTGTCGGATGCGCAGCTCGCGACCGTGCGCACCATCGAATCGCCGCTCGAATTCACCGGCTATGCACTCGCCAACGGCGTGAAACGCGCGGGCGGCTACAACATCCTCGAAGGCGCGCTCGTGGCCGGGCCCTACACCACGCGCGACCTCGGCACGCGCAAGGTGCCGGGCAACCCGGCCACCTCGGCCGACGCCAACATGTACGTCACGGGCGACCAGTGGGTGAAGTACTTCGTCACGCGCGTCGACGGCTTCGACACGCTGGGCTTCGATCCGCTCGACCCGGGCCTCTACACCGCGCGCGTGACCGAGGTCTCCAGGCTCACCGACGCCACCGACCCGAAGCTCGCGCCCTTCTTCGCGCACGGCGGCAAGATCATCATGCTGCACGGCCTGGCCGACGAGGTGATCAGCCCCAACTCCACCATCGACTACTACCAGCGGCTCGTGGCCACGCTCGGCCAGCCCGCGGTGGATGCGAGCGTGCGCTTCTACACGGTGCCCGGCATGGGCCACGGCACGGGCGTGTTCATCCCGAACTGGGATTCGCTCGCCGCGCTGGAGGACTGGGCCGAGCGCGGCCTCGCGCCCGCCACCGGCATCGCGGTCGACGCGGTGGCCGGCACCTATGGCCGCACGCGCCCGCTGTGCCGCTTTCCGGCCTGGCCCAGGTACCGCGGCAGCGGCAGCCTCGACGCGGCCGTCAACTACAGCTGCGTGACCGAGGTCGGCGATCCGCTGGCCTGCCCGAACCTGCCCGCGGCCGCCACCGGCTACAAGGGCGGCAACAGCTTCGGCGAGGAAGTCAGCGTGGCGATCGATCCGGCCACCATGGCCTACACCGTCACCGTCGACGCGAGCCTGCAGCGGGCGGCGGGCACCACGCGCAGCGGCACGCTGGTCTCGCAGGGGCAGTGCAGCTACGCCAGTGCCGAGAGCGGCGCGGTGTTCACCTTCGCGGCCGGCGGCGTGCTGCTGGGCGGCGTGAACGCGCCCGCGGGCGGCGGCTTCGCGGCGCTCCTCGCGTTCCGCGACACCTTCGAGAACACGGCCTCGCCCACGGTCTTCAACCCGGTCGCGAACGTCTTCAACGCCGTGGGCGTGCAGCAGGGCAGCGGCAGCGCAGCGCCCTATGCCGGCGCGGTGCGGCTGCGCAATGCGGGCACCTTCCAGTACTGCCGCAATGCGGGCAGCTTCATGCTCTACGACGCGACCTGCACCGACACCGAGAAGGGCTACATCAGCTACAACGGCACGCGCAAGGCCTTCGACCTGCGCACCACCGCGCCGGGCGGCGGCGCCACCACCACCGGCGGCACGCTCACGGGCTCGATGGTGATCGGGCTCGTCAACGGCGCCGCGCTGCCGCTGCACCTGGTGCGCGAATCGGCCACGAGCTTCGGCCTGCGCCTCTACGCCACGCAGCAGAGCCTGGCTGCGGGCGCGGCCGACGGCAGCTATGCGGTCGCGAACGTGGCGGGGCAGGCGGGCGAGGCGACGGTGGCCGGCAGCAGCCTGAACCTGCGCGGCGCGGGCGCGGCGCTGAGCTACGACAGCCCGGTGCCGGGCGTGGCGCAGGCCGATGCGGGCCGGCCCGGGCATTTCATCTTCAACAGCGGCGTCCTCGGCTTCGTGACCGGCAGCGGCGCGAGCGCGGCGCTCGAACTCGGAGCACGGCATTGA
- a CDS encoding alpha-hydroxy acid oxidase, with protein MPDLSKITNIEDLRVIAKRRVPKMFYDYADSGAWTEGTYRANESDFQKIKLRQRVAVNMEGRSTRTTMVGQEVAMPVAIAPTGLTGMQHADGEILGARAAKAFGIPFTLSTMSICSLEDIAEHTGRHPFWFQLYVMKDRDFIERLIERARAANVSALQLTLDLQILGQRHKDIKNGLTAPPKPTLKNLINLATKPHWCMGMLGTRRRTFGNIAGHAKGVKDLSSLSSWTAEQFDPALSWADVEWIKKRWGGKLILKGIMDVEDARLAAASGADALIVSNHGGRQLDGAPSSIAALPAIVDAVGREIEVWMDGGIRSGQDVLKARALGARGTLIGRSFLYALGAYGEAGVTRALQIIHKELDITMAFCGRTDIETVDSRILLPGTF; from the coding sequence GTGCCCGACCTTTCCAAGATCACCAACATCGAAGACCTGCGGGTGATCGCCAAGCGGCGCGTGCCGAAGATGTTCTACGACTACGCCGACTCCGGCGCATGGACCGAAGGCACCTACCGCGCCAACGAAAGCGACTTCCAGAAGATCAAGCTGCGCCAGCGCGTGGCCGTGAACATGGAGGGCCGCTCCACCCGCACCACCATGGTCGGGCAGGAGGTGGCGATGCCGGTCGCGATCGCGCCCACCGGCCTCACCGGCATGCAGCATGCCGACGGCGAGATCCTTGGCGCGCGCGCGGCCAAGGCCTTCGGCATCCCGTTCACGCTCTCGACCATGAGCATCTGCTCGCTCGAGGACATCGCCGAGCACACCGGCCGGCATCCGTTCTGGTTCCAGCTCTACGTGATGAAGGACCGCGACTTCATCGAGCGCCTGATCGAGCGCGCCCGCGCGGCCAACGTCTCGGCGCTGCAGCTCACGCTCGACCTGCAGATCCTCGGCCAGCGCCACAAGGACATCAAGAACGGCCTGACCGCGCCGCCCAAGCCCACCCTGAAGAACCTGATCAACCTCGCGACCAAGCCGCACTGGTGCATGGGCATGCTCGGCACCAGGCGCCGCACCTTCGGCAACATCGCCGGACATGCCAAGGGCGTGAAGGACCTGTCGTCGCTCTCGTCGTGGACCGCCGAGCAGTTCGATCCCGCGCTGAGCTGGGCCGACGTCGAGTGGATCAAGAAGCGCTGGGGCGGCAAGCTGATCCTCAAGGGCATCATGGACGTGGAGGACGCCCGCCTCGCGGCCGCGAGCGGCGCCGATGCGCTCATCGTCTCGAACCACGGCGGCCGCCAGCTCGACGGTGCGCCCTCCTCCATCGCGGCGCTGCCCGCGATCGTCGATGCCGTCGGCCGCGAGATCGAGGTCTGGATGGACGGCGGCATCCGCAGCGGCCAGGACGTGCTCAAGGCCCGCGCCCTCGGCGCCCGCGGCACGCTGATCGGCCGCAGCTTCCTCTATGCGCTGGGTGCCTACGGCGAGGCCGGCGTGACGCGCGCGCTGCAGATCATCCACAAGGAGCTCGACATCACGATGGCCTTCTGCGGCCGGACCGACATCGAGACGGTGGACTCGCGCATCCTGCTGCCGGGCACCTTCTAA
- a CDS encoding RNase A-like domain-containing protein yields MDDEVEGMTIALTPVQMAAVLGNEEVPESASLSNRIWGTVGLVGGVVELLGAGVLCVAPEPTMVTKAGCVVLGVHGFDTLATSGRQVWTGVPQRTATAVTASSAAEALGASRETAEGIGLAVDIAVPLTVAAGLGAARVIAVRASRFRLDPVDLLRHEGPAGTKIGGHAIREHVGKTEVELFQRLANKPSLPKVSSFHNLDVAERAISATVRANARAIKAWSRSAAVGSKPMAFEHNFGSVVGIGVQRGSTTVSQLSNVRVILNMKSYNGMPYYILTAHPF; encoded by the coding sequence ATGGATGACGAAGTCGAAGGTATGACCATCGCGCTGACGCCGGTGCAGATGGCGGCGGTGCTCGGCAACGAGGAGGTGCCCGAATCCGCGAGCCTCAGCAACCGGATCTGGGGCACGGTCGGGCTCGTGGGCGGGGTGGTCGAGCTGCTCGGCGCCGGCGTGCTGTGCGTCGCGCCCGAGCCCACCATGGTCACCAAGGCCGGCTGCGTGGTGCTCGGCGTGCACGGCTTCGACACCCTCGCGACCTCGGGCCGCCAGGTCTGGACCGGCGTGCCGCAGCGCACCGCCACCGCCGTGACCGCGAGCTCGGCCGCCGAGGCGCTCGGCGCCTCGCGAGAGACCGCCGAGGGCATCGGCCTCGCGGTCGACATCGCGGTGCCGCTGACCGTGGCGGCCGGCCTCGGCGCGGCGCGCGTGATCGCGGTGCGCGCCAGCAGGTTCCGGCTCGACCCGGTCGACCTGCTGCGGCATGAAGGACCGGCGGGCACGAAGATCGGCGGCCATGCGATCCGGGAGCATGTCGGCAAGACAGAAGTGGAACTGTTCCAGCGGCTGGCGAACAAGCCCTCGCTGCCCAAGGTGTCCTCGTTCCACAACCTCGACGTGGCGGAGCGCGCCATCAGCGCCACCGTTCGTGCCAACGCCAGAGCCATCAAGGCATGGTCGCGCTCGGCCGCCGTGGGCTCCAAGCCCATGGCCTTCGAGCACAACTTCGGCAGCGTGGTGGGCATCGGCGTGCAGCGCGGCAGCACCACCGTGAGCCAGCTGAGCAACGTGCGCGTGATCCTCAACATGAAGAGCTACAACGGGATGCCGTACTACATCCTGACGGCGCATCCCTTCTGA
- a CDS encoding putative glycolipid-binding domain-containing protein, with translation MQTVASILWRRLDAPGHDACRLERNATAWQLDGAAVFRLEDGRIGQLHYRVRCDLHWHTQWGTVRGWLGGEAVDLAIARDARGHWKLNDQPVPDLSHCVDLDLGFTPATNLLQLRRIHLAEGEGADAPAAWVDLDGGGVLSELMQRYERTGADAYAYEAKRFDYAATLRVTEDGFVRDYPGLWAAEA, from the coding sequence ATGCAAACCGTCGCATCCATCCTGTGGCGCAGGCTCGACGCACCGGGCCATGACGCCTGCCGGCTCGAACGCAACGCCACCGCGTGGCAGCTCGACGGCGCCGCCGTGTTCCGCCTCGAGGACGGCCGCATCGGCCAGCTCCACTACCGCGTGCGCTGCGACCTGCACTGGCACACCCAGTGGGGCACCGTGCGCGGCTGGCTCGGCGGTGAGGCCGTCGACCTCGCGATCGCGCGCGACGCGCGCGGCCACTGGAAGCTCAACGACCAGCCCGTGCCCGACCTCTCGCACTGCGTCGACCTCGACCTGGGCTTCACGCCCGCCACCAACCTGCTGCAGCTGCGCCGCATCCACCTGGCCGAAGGCGAGGGCGCCGATGCCCCGGCCGCCTGGGTCGACCTCGACGGCGGCGGCGTGCTCAGCGAGCTGATGCAGCGCTACGAACGCACCGGCGCCGATGCCTATGCCTACGAGGCGAAGCGCTTCGACTACGCGGCCACGCTGCGCGTGACGGAAGACGGGTTCGTGCGGGACTACCCCGGGTTGTGGGCCGCCGAAGCCTGA
- a CDS encoding tripartite tricarboxylate transporter substrate binding protein, with protein sequence MSPRPPARRRFVAWTGAALAAACAAPHRAFAAAPPWPQRPVRLIVVYPPGGVSDGMARALAEPLAQALGVPVLIENRAGAGGSVGMDALARAAPDGHTLAFSAISPLTLHPLLAHVPYDPLRTFVPVASVMRTPVLVVGTPAFAGRSFADLVAIARSRPGAMRWATSGVATIGHMVLAQVRLQGRLDITHIPYQGGGPQLNDALSGQFELLSTNVAAQQLQYIESGRLRALAVGAPARIEALPAVPTLAELGFERANRDSLFGVFAPARTPAAVVQRLNGEINRLLGGEPLRARLRDAYNIPAAGSSEDFAMEIAADRRRNRALVAGDRAQFD encoded by the coding sequence ATGAGCCCGCGCCCGCCGGCCCGCCGGCGCTTCGTGGCTTGGACGGGCGCGGCGCTCGCGGCCGCATGCGCCGCGCCGCACCGGGCGTTCGCCGCCGCGCCGCCGTGGCCGCAGCGTCCGGTCCGGCTCATCGTGGTGTACCCGCCCGGCGGCGTCAGCGACGGCATGGCGCGCGCGCTCGCCGAGCCGCTCGCGCAGGCGCTCGGCGTGCCGGTGCTGATCGAGAACCGCGCCGGCGCGGGCGGCAGCGTCGGCATGGATGCGCTTGCGCGCGCCGCGCCCGACGGCCACACCCTCGCCTTCTCGGCCATCAGCCCGCTCACGCTGCATCCGCTGCTCGCGCACGTGCCCTACGACCCGCTGCGCACCTTCGTGCCGGTCGCGAGCGTGATGCGCACGCCGGTGCTGGTGGTGGGCACGCCGGCCTTCGCGGGCCGCAGCTTCGCAGACCTCGTCGCCATCGCGCGCAGCCGCCCGGGCGCGATGCGATGGGCGACCTCGGGCGTCGCGACCATCGGGCACATGGTGCTCGCGCAGGTGCGCCTGCAGGGCCGCCTCGACATCACGCACATTCCCTACCAGGGCGGCGGCCCGCAGCTCAACGATGCGCTGAGCGGCCAGTTCGAGCTGCTGTCGACCAACGTCGCCGCGCAGCAGTTGCAGTACATCGAAAGCGGCCGGCTGCGCGCGCTCGCGGTGGGCGCGCCCGCGCGCATCGAGGCGCTGCCGGCGGTGCCCACGCTCGCCGAACTCGGCTTCGAGCGCGCCAACCGCGATTCGCTCTTCGGCGTCTTCGCGCCCGCGCGCACGCCGGCCGCCGTGGTGCAGCGGCTCAATGGCGAGATCAACCGGCTGCTCGGCGGCGAGCCGCTGCGCGCACGGCTGCGCGACGCGTACAACATTCCCGCCGCGGGCAGCAGCGAGGACTTCGCGATGGAGATCGCGGCGGACCGGCGGCGCAATCGCGCGCTGGTGGCGGGGGATCGCGCGCAGTTCGACTGA
- a CDS encoding LysR family transcriptional regulator, with amino-acid sequence MDIRALRYFAAVAETGHMTRAAEQLGIQQPPLSLQIKALERELGVLLFRRHPRGVALTDAGRLFQVEALRMLQDMEAMKQRMARVASGQEGTLAVGFTSSAAAHRFMPGALRAFRRAHPGVELQLREDNAAELTEALAAGRLHCGLLRVPVARPEGLSFETLLREPVLVAMPSDHRLARGRGSRALPLARLCEEGIILVRRPGAPGLYADLLALCHAKGLRPRVVAEVDRMMTNLNLVAAGVGLSVVPASMAGVHAHAIAYARLADGGQLDAPLTLVSRAEEDNLPAQHFAALLRELARKDPRS; translated from the coding sequence ATGGACATCCGCGCGCTGAGGTATTTCGCCGCCGTGGCCGAGACCGGCCACATGACGCGCGCCGCGGAGCAGCTCGGCATCCAGCAGCCGCCGCTGAGCCTGCAGATCAAGGCGCTGGAGCGCGAGCTCGGCGTGCTGCTGTTCCGCCGCCATCCGCGCGGCGTGGCGCTCACCGACGCGGGCCGGCTGTTCCAGGTGGAGGCGCTGCGCATGCTGCAGGACATGGAGGCGATGAAGCAGCGCATGGCGCGCGTGGCGAGCGGCCAGGAGGGCACGCTGGCCGTCGGCTTCACCAGCTCGGCCGCGGCGCACCGCTTCATGCCGGGCGCGCTGCGCGCCTTCCGCCGCGCCCATCCGGGGGTCGAGCTGCAGCTGCGCGAGGACAACGCCGCCGAACTGACCGAGGCGCTCGCGGCCGGCCGGCTGCACTGCGGCCTGCTGCGCGTGCCGGTGGCGCGCCCCGAGGGGCTTTCGTTCGAAACGCTGCTGCGCGAGCCCGTGCTGGTCGCCATGCCCAGCGACCATCGCCTTGCACGCGGCAGGGGCAGCCGCGCATTGCCGCTCGCCAGGCTCTGCGAGGAAGGCATCATCCTCGTGCGCCGCCCCGGCGCGCCCGGCCTCTACGCCGACCTGCTCGCGCTGTGCCATGCCAAGGGCCTGCGCCCGCGCGTGGTGGCCGAAGTCGATCGCATGATGACCAACCTGAACCTCGTGGCCGCCGGTGTCGGCCTCTCGGTGGTGCCGGCCTCGATGGCCGGCGTGCACGCGCATGCGATCGCCTATGCGCGCCTCGCCGACGGCGGCCAGCTCGATGCGCCGCTCACGCTGGTGTCGCGGGCGGAAGAAGACAACCTGCCGGCGCAGCATTTCGCGGCGCTGCTGCGCGAGCTCGCGCGCAAGGACCCGCGCTCATGA
- a CDS encoding contact-dependent growth inhibition system immunity protein, with amino-acid sequence MNRYELIENLTQVYFGQDADLLYGETGAEIMADYNQASTPAERAALRAEIADFLQTHTALEADFARLFERAWQPPDFGSSAREFLDHVLAALAP; translated from the coding sequence ATGAACCGCTACGAACTCATCGAGAACCTCACCCAGGTCTACTTCGGCCAGGATGCCGACCTGCTCTACGGCGAGACCGGCGCCGAGATCATGGCCGACTACAACCAGGCTTCCACGCCGGCCGAGCGCGCGGCGCTGCGCGCCGAGATCGCCGATTTCCTGCAGACCCACACCGCGCTCGAAGCCGATTTCGCGCGCCTGTTCGAGCGTGCCTGGCAGCCGCCGGACTTCGGATCGAGCGCGCGCGAATTCCTCGACCACGTGCTCGCCGCGCTCGCGCCCTGA
- a CDS encoding contact-dependent growth inhibition system immunity protein produces MKRYELIDNLTKVYFGQDYEYFGETGAEVMAEYRKACTPAELEALRVEIVDFMRSHPDLETDFPRWFERPAQPEDFGSTLREFLEHVLAALK; encoded by the coding sequence ATGAAGCGCTACGAACTCATCGACAACCTCACCAAGGTCTACTTCGGCCAGGACTACGAATACTTCGGCGAGACCGGCGCCGAAGTCATGGCCGAGTACCGCAAGGCCTGCACGCCCGCCGAACTGGAGGCGCTGCGCGTCGAGATCGTCGATTTCATGCGCTCGCACCCGGACCTCGAAACCGACTTTCCACGCTGGTTCGAGCGCCCGGCCCAGCCGGAAGACTTCGGGTCCACGCTGCGCGAATTCCTCGAGCACGTGCTGGCCGCACTGAAGTAG
- a CDS encoding tripartite tricarboxylate transporter substrate-binding protein — MTQRFALAFALAAVAAACVTPAQAQQDFPAGKPVTIVVPFAAGGPTDRVARDLAEALRKPLGGASVIIDNVPGAGSSIGAAKVARAAPDGYTLLLNHIAMATVPTLVRNVPFKVETDFEYLGIVNDVPMTLIAKPSLPAGNYAELAAWVGANKGKINIGNAGVGSASHLCGLLYQSAMKTEMTPVPYKGTAPAITDLIGGQIDLLCDQTTNTSPQIEAKKVKAYAVTTPRRLTMPLLKDLPTLDEAGLKNFQVTIWHGLYAPKGTPAPVLRKLNEALKVALKDADFIKREEGLGAVVATDGRIEPEGHRKFVAAEIAKWSPIIKAAGVYAD; from the coding sequence ATGACCCAGCGTTTCGCCCTTGCCTTCGCCCTTGCCGCGGTGGCCGCCGCCTGCGTGACCCCCGCGCAGGCGCAGCAGGACTTCCCGGCGGGCAAGCCCGTCACCATCGTCGTGCCCTTCGCGGCCGGCGGTCCCACCGACCGCGTCGCGCGCGACCTCGCCGAGGCGCTGCGCAAGCCGCTCGGCGGCGCGAGCGTCATCATCGACAACGTGCCCGGCGCCGGCAGCTCGATCGGCGCTGCCAAGGTCGCGCGCGCCGCGCCCGACGGCTACACGCTGCTGCTCAACCACATCGCGATGGCGACCGTGCCCACGCTGGTGCGCAACGTGCCGTTCAAGGTCGAGACCGACTTCGAGTACCTCGGCATCGTCAACGACGTGCCGATGACCCTGATCGCCAAGCCCAGCCTGCCGGCCGGCAACTACGCCGAGCTGGCCGCATGGGTCGGCGCGAACAAGGGGAAGATCAACATCGGCAACGCCGGCGTGGGCTCGGCCTCGCACCTGTGCGGGCTGCTCTACCAGAGCGCGATGAAGACCGAGATGACGCCCGTGCCGTACAAGGGCACCGCACCCGCCATCACCGACCTGATCGGCGGCCAGATCGACCTGCTGTGCGACCAGACCACCAACACCTCGCCGCAGATCGAGGCGAAGAAGGTCAAGGCCTATGCGGTCACCACGCCCAGGCGCCTGACCATGCCGCTCCTGAAAGACCTGCCCACGCTCGACGAGGCGGGCCTGAAGAACTTCCAGGTCACGATCTGGCACGGCCTCTACGCGCCCAAGGGAACGCCCGCGCCGGTGCTCAGGAAGCTCAACGAGGCGCTCAAGGTCGCGCTCAAGGACGCCGACTTCATCAAGCGCGAGGAAGGCCTGGGCGCCGTGGTCGCGACCGATGGCCGCATCGAGCCCGAAGGCCACCGCAAGTTCGTGGCGGCCGAGATCGCGAAGTGGAGTCCGATCATCAAGGCGGCGGGGGTGTACGCGGACTGA